The Sulfuricurvum sp. DNA segment CAAGTTTTACTCAAAATTGATGATAAAAATTTTGCAAGCTCTTATGGAGAGAGTAAACTTCGGTATGTTGAATTAAAAGCAAAACAAGCAAGATTAGAAGCAGAAGCGAATGATTTGCCTTTTGAGGTACCGGCTAATGAGAGTGAAGATTTACAAAAGCAATTAAAATATGAAAAAAGTTTTTACGATTCAAACAAAGAGCAAATCCAAAAAACACTACAAATTTTTGAAGAACAAATTGGGCAAAGAGAAAATGAACTGAAAGAATTAGAAGCCAAAGTAGCACAGATGCAAAGAGGCTATGATTTGGTCACAAAAGAGATAAAAATTATGGAGCCTTTAACGCAAAAAGGATTGGTTTCTGAAGTAGAATTTTTGCAATTAAGACGCCAGGCAAATGCCATTAATGGGGATTTGCAAGCAGCAAGACTCTCGATTCCTCGTATTAAATCAACCAAAGAAGAGGCTGAAAAGAAAAAAAGTGAAGCGATATTGGGTTTTAAGAATAGAGCCAAAAAAGAACTTAATGAAGCAGTTGCAGAAATGTCCCGCCTTACTGAAACACAAACAAGCTTAGAAGATAGAGTTAAGCGGACATTGGTTAGAGCACCAATGGACGGTACGATTAAGCAACTTTTGGTTAATACTGTTTCGGGTGTTGTAAAGCCAGGTATGGATATTTTAGAGATCGTACCAGCAGAAGACACTCTTTTGGTAGAAGCAAAAGTAAAGCCTTCTGATGTGGCTTATTTAGTGCCAGGGCTTAAAGCTATGGTTAAGTTTACGGCTTATGATTTTTCGATTTATGGGGGGCTGAAGGGCAAGCTTACGTTTATCAGCGCAGATACATTGACCAACGAAAAAGGTGAAAGTTATTATGTTGTTCATATTAAAACAGATAAAAATTTTCTAGGAGATGAAAAAAAACCTCTTCCAATTATGGTTGGTATGACGGTTACCGTTGATATTTTAACGGGTAAAAAAACAGTGCTTGATTATCTTTTAAAACCAATTTTGAAAGCGAAGCAGAATGCACTAAGGGAGCGTTAAGATGATTTTTTTATACTCATCACGAGCAGAAGTTATAAACCATTGGATGGGTGCTTTTAGTGATATTAAAATGGCTATTTGCGAAAATGAAGAGGAACTATACTCCCGAATAGATACACTGCAAGAAGAGATGGTTTTACTGTTAGAACATAGACAATACCATGAAATCAAAGCATTCTTATCTCTTTTTCAGACAACATACCCACATATCAAAATTATGCTCTTTTCCAATAAACCAAGCTATGAGGAAGGATATGAGTTATTACCATTTGGTATTAAAGCGTATGCTAATACCTATATGGCTCATATTCACCTCAAGGATGCTTTGAATACTGTTTTATTGGGTAATATTTGGTTGTATCCTGAGTTTATTCAAATGATGATTCAATCATTTTCAAAACCTCACCCCTCCTTACATGTAAACGATATTTTGTCTACATATCATCTTACAGAAAGAGAAATACAAATAGCCCTACTTCTTAAAAAAGGTCTGAGCAATAAAGAAATTGCTGAGCGAACCGGTATTTCTGAGCGAACTGTTAAGGCACATTTAAGTGCAGTTTTTGAAAAAACAGGTATAAAAGATCGTCTTGCACTCGCATTAGCCCTCTAAATATTTGACACTGTACTTTGGTACAATTGTCATTCTTTTATCACAATGCTATGATTCCTTATAACATTAAAATAAGGAGTTTATCATGGCACACGCAGTAGGAATAATCAAGAATATTATTGGACTAGTAATAGTCAAAAATGAGCAAGGTGAGGATAGAGTCTTAAAAGTCGGAGATAGAGTGAATATCGAAGATAGTATAAGTACGGTTGGTGCAGGCTCACAAGTCATTGTTGAATTGGCAAGTGGTAAAGAGTTGAAAATCGGTGGTAATGATACGCTCTTTATAGATAAAAGTGTTTATGCTGGAGAAAGTTTTGGAGATGATGCTGTCGTTTCAGCAGATACCGTACAACAAGTAGCAGCCACGAATGAAGTGGATGCCTTGCAACAAGCATTGCTTAATGGCCAAGACCCTAATAATCTTGAAGCAACAGCTGCAGGTGATGGTGGTGGAACACCTTCAAGTTTAGGAACCTTTGGTGCAGCTCAATACCTCCAAGGTGGAGATGAAAGTAATGTTAGCTCAAGTCTAAGAAGTTTTGGAACAGGTGCTAGCGATACTACTTTGTTTGCGGCAAGTAATGCGGCCGATATTAATGATGCTCCAATTGCAGTGGATGATACAATTGGTGTAGGAACACAAGAAGGCGAAGTTCCAGTAGGGTATACCTATGAAAACGATACGGTGGTTATCGATGTTTTAAATAACGATTATG contains these protein-coding regions:
- a CDS encoding HlyD family type I secretion periplasmic adaptor subunit is translated as MKNNTYDERDLQYMSSLSEAILQKAPSASKKLIWLVSIAIAWLIIWASIADIDEITRGQGKIIPSQQLQVVQNLEGGIVSEILVKEGDFVKKGQVLLKIDDKNFASSYGESKLRYVELKAKQARLEAEANDLPFEVPANESEDLQKQLKYEKSFYDSNKEQIQKTLQIFEEQIGQRENELKELEAKVAQMQRGYDLVTKEIKIMEPLTQKGLVSEVEFLQLRRQANAINGDLQAARLSIPRIKSTKEEAEKKKSEAILGFKNRAKKELNEAVAEMSRLTETQTSLEDRVKRTLVRAPMDGTIKQLLVNTVSGVVKPGMDILEIVPAEDTLLVEAKVKPSDVAYLVPGLKAMVKFTAYDFSIYGGLKGKLTFISADTLTNEKGESYYVVHIKTDKNFLGDEKKPLPIMVGMTVTVDILTGKKTVLDYLLKPILKAKQNALRER
- a CDS encoding response regulator transcription factor, whose protein sequence is MIFLYSSRAEVINHWMGAFSDIKMAICENEEELYSRIDTLQEEMVLLLEHRQYHEIKAFLSLFQTTYPHIKIMLFSNKPSYEEGYELLPFGIKAYANTYMAHIHLKDALNTVLLGNIWLYPEFIQMMIQSFSKPHPSLHVNDILSTYHLTEREIQIALLLKKGLSNKEIAERTGISERTVKAHLSAVFEKTGIKDRLALALAL